GCAGGCGGCGGAAATCGCCAAGTCGGCGGAGTTCTTCAGCTTCGGCACCAACGACCTGACGCAGACGACGTTCGGCATCAGCCGCGACGACGCCGCCAGCTTCCTGCCCGACTATCAGCGCGCCGGCATCTTCGAGCACGATCCCTTCGTGACCCTGGATACCGAGGGCGTGGGCGAACTGGTGTCCATCGCCGCCGAACGGGGCCGCAAGACCCGTCCGGACATCAAGCTGGGCATCTGCGGTGAGCACGGCGGCGACCCGGCCTCGGTCTACTTCTGTGAGAAGGTCGGCCTCAGCTACGTCTCTTGTTCCCCCTACCGCGTGCCCATCGCGCGGCTGGCGGCGGCGCAGGCGGCCCTGATGGGTGAGAAGCCGGCCAGCGAGGCGTGATGCGTGCGGCCTTTGATCGTGACCGATCAAAGGCCGCCCCTCAGGCGCCGGGCGCCAGCATCCGCTGGCTGGGCTATCCTCGTTCCGCCCTGCGGTGCTCACTCCGGGGCCGGCCGTCGCCGGCCGCCAGCGGCACTTCATGCCGCTGGCGTTAGTGTTTTGGGTGGGAAATGAAAGAAAGGCGGCGGGGGTGACCTCGCCGCCTTTTTGTCGGAACTACCCCACGTCCCCCCGTATCTGTCCCAACGGCAACGCCGTGGTCTCCTTCACCGTGGATACCGCCATCATGGAGTTGATTTCGCGCACGCCCGGCAGGTGGGACAGGCGGTGGAAGAACAGGGCCTCATAGGCCTCCACATCGCGCACCACGATGCGCAGCATGAAGTCCACCTGCCCCATCATGACGAAGCATTCCAGGATCTCCGGAATGTCGGCGACGGCGCGGCGGAAGGCGTCCAGGCTTTCGCCGGCGTGCGCTTCCAGCTTCACCTGGGCGAACACCAGGAAGTTCAGGCCCAGTTCGCGGCGGTCCAGCAGGGCCGCGCGGTGGCGGATGATGCCCGATTCCTCCAGTCGCTGGATGCGGCGCCAGCAGGGGGATTGCGACAGGCCCACGGCCTCGCCCACCTCGGCCGCCGAGGCGGCGCCGTTTTCCTGCAGCACGTCCAGGATCTTCCAATCCAGCCGGTCCAGTTTGTGCCGCATGGATCATTCCTCATGAAATCGTTTCAAACATGGTCCATGTCGAGAATGGCCGAAACGACAGGTCTTCGCAAAGACTATGCGCATGCCGGGCGCTATTCTCATCTCATCGATCAACGCCGTCCTTGATGAGCCGCCGCCATGCCCCCGTCCGCGCTGAACGCCTCGCTTTCGCCGTCCGACTTCGCCGTCCTGCACCCCACCCTGACGCTGGTGCGCAGCGGTGACGGCTTCGTCGCCCTGGCCGTCAACCGCGCCGGCCCGGTGGACGTGACCCTGGACTGGAGCCGCCTGGACCCGGTGTCCGACAGCGATGGGCTGGACGCCGCCATCGACCACGCCCTGTCGGTCGCCCGCCATCGGGGTGAGGCGGACCGCCGCGCCGGTCGGCCCTGGGCCACCGCCCACGCCGTGGTGGTGGGATATGCCGGGGACGCGGCGGAGGCCGCGGTGCGCCGCGCCGTGGCCGTGGCCGCCGTGCCGGTGGCCGGCATGCCCGACGCGGCGACGGCCCAAGGGGTGACCCTGTGAGCGCCGCCGTCGCCAGCCTGGCCGCTGAAGGCCCCGTCATGCTGTCCGTCGCCGCCGACGCCAGCCCTGGCCTGCTGTCCCGCCTGATGGGCACGCTGGCCCGCCTGGACATCGTGCCGGTGCACGTCTATGCCCGCCGCCGCGCCGACCATCCGGGCGAGGATATGCTGGAGGTGGACATCCAGCTGCCGGCCACGGCATCGGCCAGCAGCGAACGCGTGGCCGCCATCTTCCGCACCGTGGTGGGTGTCCACCAGGTGGCGGGGTCGGTTTAAAGTTCCCTCAGGTGGCGGGCGGCCCCGTCCGGGGCCTTGCCTTCCTCGCTTTTCAGTCCGCTAACGCTCCCCAAAAAGCTCCGGCGACCGCGGTCGCGGTCTACAGCGGCATGAGCCTTTGGCTCATGCCGCTGATTCGGATCAGGGAAGCGTGACGGCCGGCGTTCCCGCACGCCAGCTGCGCAGGCCCAGGACGGCCAGCACGATGAAGCCGGCGTACAGGCCGGCCGTCAGGCACAGGTCCTTCACCGCGTACATGGCGGTGTAGGCGACATCGACGGCGATCCACAGCCACCAGTTCTCGATATGCTTGCGCGCCGTCCAGTACTGCGCCACCAGGCTGAACGCGGCCAGGGTGGCATCGACATAAGGCAGGGCGGCATCCGTCCAGCGGGCCATGGCCCAGCCCAGGGCCACGCTGCCGACCGCCCCCGCCACCAGGCCGGCGATGGCGGCCTGGGTGCTTAAGGGCACCACGACCACCGCCCCCTCATCCCGCACGCCCCGCCACCAGTGGAACCAGCCATAGGCCAGGAAGGCGGCGAACACCGCCTGCAATCCCATGTCGGAATAAAGCTTGGCGTCGAAGAACACCCGGCCGTACAGCGCCACCGACGCCAGGCCCAGGGGCCAGCACCACAACACCCGCCGGGTGGTGGCCCAGACGGCCAGGGCGCTGACGATGACGGCGATGATTTCCAGGATGGACATGGGGGGCGGGCCTTCGGGTGTTCTGTGCCAGCGGCATGAAGCTTTGACCCATGCCGCTGTAGGACGCGACCGCGGCCGCCGGAGATTTGCGGGGAACGAAGAGGACTGCAAATCGAGGAAGCCAAGCGGCCGGATGGCCGCGTCGGCGCTTGAGGAAAACTAACTTCTGAAAGTGCCGATATGGGCCAGCAGGGCCTGGCCGTCGGTACCGTGGAACCAGTCGGCGTGGCTCAGGAAATAGCCCTCGTAGGCCAGGCCGGCATTCCCGGCCGAACGGGTCAGCCCATGGAAATAGTCGGTTTCCGCCAGGGCGAATTCGGCATGGGCCAGGGGCAGCAGGGCGGCCAGGGCCTGGCACTGACGGGGGGTGAGGGGGCTCACGGCGTCGTACCCCGCCAGCAGGGCGTCCACCTGGTCCAGATGCACGGCCGGCGGACGCCCCTCGGTCAGGGCCAGCCATTCCACCGTGTTGCGCTCGATGGCGGTGGCCAGGTCGAACAGCGCCGTGGTGCGGTCGGCCAGGCCGAAATCCAGCACCGCCGCCACCTCCGCGTCTGGCCCGCCGTCCGTCCAGGTGAGGTTGGAGGCATGCATGTCGTTGTGCGCCCACAGGCGCGGCAATTCATCCATCAGGGGGCGCAGGGCCGCGTGGAAGGGCAGCAGCAAACGCGTGGTGTCGCGGCGCCAGGGGCGGGGGGACAGGTAATCGGCCAGGGCCGGGCGTGCCGCGACATAGTCCGCCATGGCGGCCAGGGGATCGTCGCCGGCGAACAGGGTGAAACCGGGCACCAGCGCCTGTCCTGCCCGGCCCGGATGGTCATAACCGGCGGCGGCCCGGTGCAGGCGGGCCAGGGTGCGGCCGGCGGCGTGGGCGTGGCTGCCGTCACGGAAGGGCGTCCATGACGGCGCGTCGTGGTAAAGGTCCTGGCCCGGCGCCAGGCCATGGACCTCATAGGTCCAGTCGCCCAGGGTCAAGGCCCGCGCGTCGTCCGCCGTGGCCAGCACGTCGCACACCGCGACGCCCAGGGGCCCGCCATGCCGGCGCAGATGGTCCATGAAGGCGTGCTCGTCACCCAGCTGGGCGGCGGTACGCACCCGCACGTGATGGCGCTTCACGAACACGGCCGTGCGCCCTTCTGCACCGGCGGCGGTCGCCACCACCGACGCCGCCGAGAACGGGCGCGGGCTGTGGCTCAGGATGCCGCGCGGGGCACCGACGCCGGGGTAATGGCGCAGCAGGCTCGCCACCTCGGCTATCGTCAGGGGGGGCCAGTCGGGTGCGACCGTGCCGATGCCCATGCCGTGGGCATAACTTCCCTGGGGAAGGGCTGGGGATCGGGCGGGGGATGCGCTCATGAAGGGGGAAAAGGACCTTACAGGGAATACTGCATCGTGAAGCGGGCCGTGCGCGGCACGCCCAGATGCAGATAGGCGTCGCCGGCGCTTTCGCCAACATCCTTCCAGTACCGCCGATCCAGCAGATTGTCGACCGACAGCCGCAGGGTCAGCTTGTTGTCCAGCACGCTGGGGGCATACCGCAGGCCGGCGTTGAACAGGTGATATGCTGGCGCGTAGGCCACGGCGTCGCGGGCCGCCGGCTTGGCCCCGACATACTGCCAGCCGGCCAGCACGGCCAGGCCGTCCAGGTGCGGCAGGGTGTAGTCGGCGTACAGGGCGGTGCGCACGTGCGGCACGTTGATGGCCTGGTGGCCGTCATAGGCGGGCGTGCCCGTGCCGGTGGCCATGGCACTCATGAAGGTGGCGCTGGCTGTCAGGCGCAGGGCCTGGGTCACCTGGCCGGCGGCGTTCAGTTCCAGTCCGTCGTGGCGTTCGGTGCCCTGGCGCACGTAGGTGAAGCCGTATTCGCTGTCGTCGGGCTTGGCGTATTCGTAAGGCTTCACCAGGCGGAAGACGCTGGCGCCCAGCAGCAGGCCGTTCCAGTCGTACTTGGCGCCCACCTCATCCTGCCAGGACAGGGACGGCGACAGGAACTCGCTGGCGTTGGTGGCCCAGGCGGGGGCCTGGCCGCCCAGCGACAGGCCGCGCGCGTGGCTGACGTACAGCGTTAGCGCCGGCAGGGGCTTGTACACCAGGGCCGCCTGCGGCAGGGGCAGGGTCTCATTGGTGTTGCGGGTGGTGATGTGGTCGATGTCGAAGGTGCGTTCGCGCAGGAACACGCCGCGCACGCCGGCATCCAGTTCCAGCCCGCTCAGCAGGGCGCCCAGATCGATGCGATCCATGCCGATGAGGGCGTACTGCCGGCTGTCCAGCCGTTCGTAATTGGCGCCCGGATTGTTGGGCGACGGGGAAAAGGCCAGGGGCGTGGGGTTGTAGATGTTGTCGCTGCCGACATAGTCGTAGACGTAGTCGGTCTGCGTGACGGTGCGCCGGAAGACGCTGGCGCCCAGGGTCAGGCTGTGGCCGATGATGCCGGTGGCGACCTTGCCGTGCAGCAGGGCCTGGGCCTGGTCGTCCTCGCGCGCGTCGTTGGGGCTGCGATAATCGTAGACGTCGAAATCGCCGTTGGGCGCGAAGTAATAACCCGGGCTGTCGCCGGCAGCACAGCTGGCGACGTAATAGCAGCCATAGGCGAAGGCGACGTTGTCGTCGATGACGGTGCGGCTGTGCCCGGCCGACACTGTCAGGCGCCAGTCGTCGCTGAACCGGTGCTCATACTGCCCGGACACGTTCAGGGAATTGATGGTGACCGGCTTGGTCCAGGATTGCGCCGCCAGCATGCGCGACGGCGACACGGTGTCCAGCGCCGGCAGGGCGGTGCCGCCCAGCAACTGGTAACCTGAGACCGAATGCTGCACCCGGCGCTGGTATTCCAGGTCGACGTTGAAGGTATCGTTCTCCGTGGCCCGCCAGTCGCCGGCCAATGAGCCGAAATTGCGGTAGCCGTCGGCGTGGTCGACGTAGGATGCGATGTCCTCATGCGCCGCGTTCAGGCGCAGGCCGTACTGCTTGCGGTCGCCGAACAGGGAACCCACGTCGATGGCGCTGTACAGGCCGCCGCGGTTGTCGGTGCCCAGGGTCAGGCTTTGCACATCGGCCGGCCGCTTGGTGACGTAATCCACCAGGCCGCCCGGGGCTACCACCCCGGCCTCAACCCCGGCCAGGCCCTTCAGGAACTCCACCCGTTCCTTGTTCTCCAGCGCCACCGGCTGTTCGCCGGCGATGGTCAGGCCGTTGATCTGCAGGCCGGTGGCCAGGTCCAGGGGGAAACCCCGGATGGCGATATCCTCGTAATAGCCTTCGGGCGCGTAGTTCTCCCCGATCGAGGCGTCGTTGCGGATCAGGTCGCTCAGGCGCCGGGCCTGCTGGTCGTCCATCAGGTCGCGGGTGACGACGCTGACGGCGGCCGGCGTGTCCAGCAGGCTGCCGTTCTCCCCGAACTGGGTGCGGTCGGCGCGATAGCCTGAATCACGGGTGCCGGTGACGATGACGGTGTTGCCGTTGGCGGCGGTCGACGTCGCCTGGTCCGCCTGCGGGTCGGCCAGCGCCGGCCGCGCACCCACCGTGCCCAAGGCCAGCAGCAGGCCCAGCGCCGTTGCGCTGCGAGGCAGGCGGCGGGTGTGCGGCGCGAAAGGACGGCGGCGGGTGGGGATCATCACGGGATTGTCATCCTGGAAAGCCGGCGTTTGTGCCGGAAACGGCCGCTTATTGGCCAAACTATACAGAAACTGGCCGGTTTTGGCGGATTAAGGCGGTGGGGTCAAACAGTCACGTCATCAGGGCGGGGTTGCGTGGGATGACAATGAGAATGCGATTGATTCTCATTGACGTGCGGCATATAGCTGCAACAGCGAACGATCCTTTGGGGGAAAAAGAATGCGGCGAACGCTGTTGAGAACGGTTCCGGTTTGGCTGTTGGCGGCGCTGGGGGGCGCCACCCTGGCCCACGCGGCGCCGGCGGACATGGCATCCGGCGATGCGGCCGCGGCGCCCGACGCGTCGGAACCGGCGGACCAGGTAACGGTCACCGCCACGCGCACGGCCAAGGACGTCAGCGATGTCCCGGCCAGCGTCAGCGTCATCACCAGCCAGCAGATCGACGAACAGCTGGTCACCGACATCAAGGACCTGGTGAAGTACGAACCGGGCGTGACGGTGCGCAAAAGCCCGGCGCGCTTCACCCTGGCCGGCTCCTCCACCGGCCGTGACGGCGACAGCGGCTTCAACATCCGTGGCCTGGAAGGCAACCGGGTGCTGATGCTGGTGGACGGCGTGCGTGTGCCCGACGCCTATAGCTTCGGCGCCCAGAACATGGGCCGTGGCGACTATGGCGACCTCAGCCTGGTGAAGTCGGTGGAAATCCTGCGGGGCCCGGCCTCCGCGCTGTACGGCAGCGACGGCGTCGCCGGTGCCGTCGCCTTCACCACCAAGGACCCGGAAGACTTCCTCAGCCCCGGCAAGGATTGGGCGGCGCAGGGCACGGTGGGTTACACCTCGGCCGATGGCGCCTGGTCCAAGAGTGCGGTGACCGCCGGTCGTGTCGGCAACTGGCAGGCCCTGATCGCCTATACCCGCCGTGACGGCAACGAGCAGGCGACCGACGGTTCCAACGACAGCGCCAATACCAGCCGCACCACCGCCAACCCGCAGGATACCTATTCCAACGCGGTGCTGGCCAAGGTGGTGTACCAGCCGTCGGATGCCCATCGCCTGCGCCTGACCTTCGACCACGATGACAACCACACCAACACCACGCTGCTCAGCGCCATAGCGCCCACGCCGACCGCGTCCACCAGCGTCATCGGCCTGTGGGCCCGCGACCGGCAGAACAGCAACCGCGTCGGTTTCGACCACCGCTGGGACGTGGACACGGTGGCGGTCGACAGCCTGCGCTGGGCGGCCTACTACCAGGAAAGCGGCGCCACCCAGTATGGGTATGAGGATCGCAACACCGCCGTCGATCGGACGCGCAACAGCACCTTCGACACCAACGTCTACGGCCTGGACATCCAGGCGCAAAGCAAGCCGTTGGGCGGCGCCATCACCAACACCTTCGTGTACGGCGGCGACTATTCCGTCACCCACCAGGAAAGCCTGCGTGACGGCACGGTGGCCTCGGTCGGCGACACCTTCCCGTCGCGCGCATATCCCACCACCGATTACACCCTGGCCGGCTTCTTCGTTCAGGATGAGATCAACGCCTTCGACAAGCGTTTGACCCTCTATCCGGCGGTGCGCTTCGATTATTACGACCTGTCGCCGCACCCGGACGCCCTCTATACGGCGGGTGAGGCCATCGGCAAGAACGACAGCCACGTTTCGCCCAAGCTGGGCATCATGTACCACGTCCTGCCGGAGGTGGGCGTGTTCGTGAACCTGGCGGAAGGCTTCAAGGCGCCGGCGCCGTCGCAGATCAACAACGGCTTCTCCAACCCCACCAGCTTCTACCAGTCCGTCTCCAACCCCAACCTGAAGGCGGAAACCAGCCAGACCATCGAAGGTGGTTTCAAGTTCAACGGTGGCTGGGGCCGGAACGATGGCCGGGGCGACGCCAAGGGCGGCGACGGCAGCCTGTTCGGCGGCGGTGCCCGTTGGGACGCCAGCATCAGCGGCTACGCCGGCCGTTACCGCGACTTCATCGACCAGGTGCAGGTCAGCGGCAACTTCACCGCCGCCAACCCGGCCATCTATGAATACGTGAACCTGTCGCGCGTCACCATCCAGGGGGCCGAGGCCAAGGGCCAGGTCACCTTCGCGTCGGGCATCGGCATGCTGGCCGCCTTCTCCTACACCCATGGCGAGTCGACCGAGGACGGTGTCACCACCGGCCTGGACAGCGTGGAGCCGTGGAAGCTGGTGGTGGGCCTGACCTACCGTGATCCGGCCGGGCGCTTCGGCGGCCAGGCGACCCTGACCCATTCCGGTGCCAAGGACCGGGCGGATGTCAGCAGCGCCACCTACTACCTGCCGCCGGCCTTCACCATCGTGGACGCCACCGCCTATTGGAACGTGACGGAGAACGCCACTGTCCGCGCCGGTGTCTTCAACCTGTTCGACGAGAAGTACTGGTGGTGGAGCGACGTGCGCGGGGTGGCCGCCACCTCCACCGTGCTGGACGGCTACACCCAGCCGGGCCGCAACTTCGGCGCCTCCATCACGCTGAAGCTCTGATCCGATCCGACCATCCGGCCGACGGGGGATAGTCGGCCGGATCGCCGCCGGCGGGGGCCGTGCCCTGCCGGCGGCACTTTCCATTTCCGACCGCACGACCCTCGATCCAGGAGGCCAACCATGACGCACAACCCGTTGAAGACTGATCGGCGCCGTTTCCTCACCGGTGCCGCCCTGCTGGGTGCCACCGCCGCCGTCCCCGCCGCCCTGTCGCTGTCGCCGGCCCGCGCCGCCACCCCGGATACGGGTCCGGCGCCGGACGCGGACCGCAAGGCCATCCTGGGCATGGCCGGCACCTACAAGGTGACCTTCGACTTCCGTGAGACGACACCCTTCCTGGCGGATTACAAGCCCATCGCACCCAAAGTGATGGGGGGCGACGAAGTGGTGCGGGTGGCGGAGGACACCGGGTCCGTCATCCGCCTTCAGCACCTGCTGGTGGTCGAGGGCAAGGATGGCCAGCCCTTCGTGGTCAAGCACTGGCGCCAGGACTGGGCCTACCAGCCCGCCGCCGTGCTGGCCTACCAGGGCACCGGCCATTGGTCGCTGACCCCGGTGGACGCAGGCCTGGCCAAGGGCGCCTGGTCGCAGACGGTGTGGCAGACGGACGATTCCCCGCGCTATGGCGGCATCGGCCGCTGGCGCCATGATGCCGGCGTCTCGCGCTGGACCAGCGAGGAGACCTGGCGGCCCCTGGCCCGCCGCGATGCCACCCGGCATCCGCCCTATGACCGCTACGCCGGCGTCAACCGCCACGCCCTGACGCCCGCCGGCTGGGTGCACGAACAGGAGAACGCCAAGGTGGGGCCGCGCGACGGTAACCTCGTCACCTTCGTGCATGAGTCGGTGATCAACACCTATGCCCGCTCCGCCGACTTCCCCGTCGTGGCGGCGGACGACTATTGGACGAAGACCAACGTCTACTGGGCGGCCGTGCGCGCCACCTGGGACGACGTCATCGCCCAGCACCAGGGCGTGTCGGTGGCGGAAGAGGCCGAGAACGGCTCCGCCACCGGGCACGCGCTGATGGAACTGGGCACCACCATCGCCAAGGGCGGCAAAAGCGTGCCTGACGCCATCGCCGAGGCCCGCCGCATCATCGCGGACGGGACCAAGGCGACGGGCAAGTCGGGCGCCTGACGCCGCCGGCCGCCGCCCCGCACCGCCCGCGCGGGGCGGCGGTTATTTTGTGTATGTGTTCCTCAAGCGCCGGCTCACGCCAGCCACAGCAGGGCCAGCCCGATGGCGGCCGGCAGCGCCTGGATCATCAGGATGCGGCGGCTGACCGACCAGGCGCCGTAGGCGCCGGCGATGACGACGCAGGCCAGGAAGAAGGTCTTGATGTGCAGGCCGGCCAGCGGGTCGGGGTAGGCCAGGCCCCAGATCAGGCCCGCCGCCAGGAAGCCGTTGTACAGGCCCTGGTTGGCGGCCAGCACGGCCGACGCCTGGGCCTTTTCCAGCGATTGGCGGAAGGTGCGCAGGCCGGTGGGCTTGGTCCACAGGAACATCTCCAGCACCAGGAACCAGGCGTGCAGGGCGGCCACCAGCGCCACCACGATATTGGCGATCAAATCCACGAAATCCCCCCATTTATTGCGGCATAATCCCAGCATGCCGGTATCGCCAC
The DNA window shown above is from Azospirillaceae bacterium and carries:
- a CDS encoding Lrp/AsnC family transcriptional regulator produces the protein MRHKLDRLDWKILDVLQENGAASAAEVGEAVGLSQSPCWRRIQRLEESGIIRHRAALLDRRELGLNFLVFAQVKLEAHAGESLDAFRRAVADIPEILECFVMMGQVDFMLRIVVRDVEAYEALFFHRLSHLPGVREINSMMAVSTVKETTALPLGQIRGDVG
- the pnuC gene encoding nicotinamide riboside transporter PnuC, whose amino-acid sequence is MSILEIIAVIVSALAVWATTRRVLWCWPLGLASVALYGRVFFDAKLYSDMGLQAVFAAFLAYGWFHWWRGVRDEGAVVVVPLSTQAAIAGLVAGAVGSVALGWAMARWTDAALPYVDATLAAFSLVAQYWTARKHIENWWLWIAVDVAYTAMYAVKDLCLTAGLYAGFIVLAVLGLRSWRAGTPAVTLP
- a CDS encoding phosphotransferase, with protein sequence MGIGTVAPDWPPLTIAEVASLLRHYPGVGAPRGILSHSPRPFSAASVVATAAGAEGRTAVFVKRHHVRVRTAAQLGDEHAFMDHLRRHGGPLGVAVCDVLATADDARALTLGDWTYEVHGLAPGQDLYHDAPSWTPFRDGSHAHAAGRTLARLHRAAAGYDHPGRAGQALVPGFTLFAGDDPLAAMADYVAARPALADYLSPRPWRRDTTRLLLPFHAALRPLMDELPRLWAHNDMHASNLTWTDGGPDAEVAAVLDFGLADRTTALFDLATAIERNTVEWLALTEGRPPAVHLDQVDALLAGYDAVSPLTPRQCQALAALLPLAHAEFALAETDYFHGLTRSAGNAGLAYEGYFLSHADWFHGTDGQALLAHIGTFRS
- a CDS encoding TonB-dependent siderophore receptor, coding for MIPTRRRPFAPHTRRLPRSATALGLLLALGTVGARPALADPQADQATSTAANGNTVIVTGTRDSGYRADRTQFGENGSLLDTPAAVSVVTRDLMDDQQARRLSDLIRNDASIGENYAPEGYYEDIAIRGFPLDLATGLQINGLTIAGEQPVALENKERVEFLKGLAGVEAGVVAPGGLVDYVTKRPADVQSLTLGTDNRGGLYSAIDVGSLFGDRKQYGLRLNAAHEDIASYVDHADGYRNFGSLAGDWRATENDTFNVDLEYQRRVQHSVSGYQLLGGTALPALDTVSPSRMLAAQSWTKPVTINSLNVSGQYEHRFSDDWRLTVSAGHSRTVIDDNVAFAYGCYYVASCAAGDSPGYYFAPNGDFDVYDYRSPNDAREDDQAQALLHGKVATGIIGHSLTLGASVFRRTVTQTDYVYDYVGSDNIYNPTPLAFSPSPNNPGANYERLDSRQYALIGMDRIDLGALLSGLELDAGVRGVFLRERTFDIDHITTRNTNETLPLPQAALVYKPLPALTLYVSHARGLSLGGQAPAWATNASEFLSPSLSWQDEVGAKYDWNGLLLGASVFRLVKPYEYAKPDDSEYGFTYVRQGTERHDGLELNAAGQVTQALRLTASATFMSAMATGTGTPAYDGHQAINVPHVRTALYADYTLPHLDGLAVLAGWQYVGAKPAARDAVAYAPAYHLFNAGLRYAPSVLDNKLTLRLSVDNLLDRRYWKDVGESAGDAYLHLGVPRTARFTMQYSL
- a CDS encoding TonB-dependent hemoglobin/transferrin/lactoferrin family receptor — protein: MRTVPVWLLAALGGATLAHAAPADMASGDAAAAPDASEPADQVTVTATRTAKDVSDVPASVSVITSQQIDEQLVTDIKDLVKYEPGVTVRKSPARFTLAGSSTGRDGDSGFNIRGLEGNRVLMLVDGVRVPDAYSFGAQNMGRGDYGDLSLVKSVEILRGPASALYGSDGVAGAVAFTTKDPEDFLSPGKDWAAQGTVGYTSADGAWSKSAVTAGRVGNWQALIAYTRRDGNEQATDGSNDSANTSRTTANPQDTYSNAVLAKVVYQPSDAHRLRLTFDHDDNHTNTTLLSAIAPTPTASTSVIGLWARDRQNSNRVGFDHRWDVDTVAVDSLRWAAYYQESGATQYGYEDRNTAVDRTRNSTFDTNVYGLDIQAQSKPLGGAITNTFVYGGDYSVTHQESLRDGTVASVGDTFPSRAYPTTDYTLAGFFVQDEINAFDKRLTLYPAVRFDYYDLSPHPDALYTAGEAIGKNDSHVSPKLGIMYHVLPEVGVFVNLAEGFKAPAPSQINNGFSNPTSFYQSVSNPNLKAETSQTIEGGFKFNGGWGRNDGRGDAKGGDGSLFGGGARWDASISGYAGRYRDFIDQVQVSGNFTAANPAIYEYVNLSRVTIQGAEAKGQVTFASGIGMLAAFSYTHGESTEDGVTTGLDSVEPWKLVVGLTYRDPAGRFGGQATLTHSGAKDRADVSSATYYLPPAFTIVDATAYWNVTENATVRAGVFNLFDEKYWWWSDVRGVAATSTVLDGYTQPGRNFGASITLKL
- a CDS encoding DUF1304 domain-containing protein, with the protein product MDLIANIVVALVAALHAWFLVLEMFLWTKPTGLRTFRQSLEKAQASAVLAANQGLYNGFLAAGLIWGLAYPDPLAGLHIKTFFLACVVIAGAYGAWSVSRRILMIQALPAAIGLALLWLA